Proteins from a single region of Stappia sp. ES.058:
- a CDS encoding gamma-glutamyltransferase family protein, which produces MSTFTTRPEIQGTFGVVTSTHWIASAVGMRILEIGGNAFDAAAATGFVLQVVEPHLNGPGGDMPAIIHDAGTDRTEVICGQGSAPAGATIERYKSEGIDLIPGDGLLATVIPGAFDAWMVMLRDHGSLPLRDVLEPAIHYAEAGHPVLPRVSATIEGLGGFFKEHWPTSHATWLPGGSAPKAHTLFKNPALAETWKRLLTEAEAASGREAQIEAARATFYRGFIAEEIDTFLRETEAMDGSGQRHKGVMTGEDLAGWQASVEAPLTYDYHGWSVAKTGPWGQGPVLLQCLAILKKLDVGSLDPAGADFVHLVAETMKLAYADREVYYGDPDFAEVPMGQLLSDDYNAERRKLIGLQASYNLRPGTVPGFEDQRARTLAVIDALGVSETGVYEPTMAHLSERRGDTVHIDVIDRWGNMVSATPSGGWLQSSPVIPGLGFCLNSRAQMFLMTPGLPTSLAPGKRPRTTLTPSLASRDGKPMLAFGTPGGDQQDQWQLSLFLRLVHHEVNLQQAIDMPLFHTTHFPASFHPRKRAPGHLMVEENFGEAVLNSLRTRGHILDVAPPWSIGRLTAAKREADGLLKAAATPRLMQAYAIGR; this is translated from the coding sequence ATGTCCACCTTTACCACCCGTCCCGAAATCCAGGGCACCTTCGGCGTTGTCACCTCGACGCATTGGATCGCCTCGGCCGTCGGCATGCGCATTCTGGAAATCGGCGGAAATGCCTTCGATGCGGCGGCGGCCACCGGCTTCGTGCTGCAGGTCGTCGAGCCGCATCTTAACGGCCCGGGCGGCGACATGCCGGCCATCATCCATGATGCGGGTACGGACCGGACAGAGGTGATCTGCGGCCAGGGCAGTGCGCCCGCGGGTGCGACCATCGAGCGCTACAAGTCGGAGGGCATCGACCTCATTCCCGGCGACGGCCTCCTCGCGACGGTGATCCCGGGCGCTTTCGACGCCTGGATGGTGATGCTGCGCGATCACGGCAGCCTGCCGCTGCGCGACGTTCTGGAACCCGCGATCCATTACGCCGAGGCCGGCCATCCGGTCCTGCCGCGCGTGAGCGCGACCATCGAGGGGCTGGGCGGCTTCTTCAAGGAGCACTGGCCGACATCGCATGCGACCTGGCTGCCGGGCGGATCGGCGCCCAAGGCGCATACGCTGTTCAAGAACCCGGCGCTGGCGGAGACCTGGAAGCGGCTGCTCACGGAGGCGGAAGCGGCATCCGGCCGCGAGGCGCAGATCGAGGCGGCGCGCGCCACCTTCTACCGCGGCTTCATCGCGGAGGAGATCGACACCTTCCTGCGCGAAACCGAGGCGATGGACGGCAGCGGACAGCGCCACAAGGGGGTGATGACCGGTGAGGACCTCGCCGGCTGGCAGGCGAGCGTCGAGGCGCCGCTGACCTATGACTACCACGGCTGGAGCGTTGCAAAGACGGGGCCGTGGGGGCAGGGGCCGGTGCTGTTGCAGTGCCTGGCGATCCTCAAGAAACTGGATGTCGGTTCGCTCGATCCGGCGGGCGCGGATTTCGTTCATCTGGTCGCGGAGACGATGAAGCTCGCCTATGCCGACCGCGAGGTCTATTACGGCGATCCCGATTTCGCGGAGGTGCCGATGGGGCAGCTTCTGTCGGACGACTACAACGCGGAGCGGCGCAAGCTGATCGGCCTGCAGGCATCCTACAATCTGCGGCCGGGCACGGTGCCGGGCTTCGAGGACCAGCGGGCGCGGACGCTCGCCGTCATCGATGCGCTCGGCGTGTCGGAGACGGGCGTCTACGAGCCGACGATGGCGCATTTGTCGGAGCGCCGCGGCGACACGGTGCATATCGACGTGATCGACCGCTGGGGCAACATGGTATCCGCCACCCCGTCCGGCGGCTGGCTGCAATCCTCGCCGGTGATCCCCGGGCTCGGGTTCTGCCTGAATTCGCGCGCGCAGATGTTCCTGATGACGCCGGGCCTGCCGACCTCGCTCGCGCCCGGCAAGCGGCCCCGCACGACATTGACGCCAAGCCTTGCCTCGCGCGACGGAAAGCCGATGCTTGCCTTCGGTACGCCGGGCGGCGACCAGCAGGACCAGTGGCAGCTGTCCTTGTTCCTGAGGCTGGTGCATCACGAGGTGAACCTGCAGCAGGCGATCGACATGCCGCTGTTCCACACGACGCATTTCCCTGCATCCTTCCACCCGCGCAAACGCGCGCCGGGCCATCTGATGGTCGAGGAAAACTTCGGCGAGGCCGTTTTGAACAGCCTGCGCACCCGGGGACATATCCTGGATGTCGCACCGCCCTGGTCCATCGGGCGACTGACGGCTGCAAAACGTGAGGCCGACGGTCTGCTCAAGGCAGCCGCCACGCCGCGTTTGATGCAGGCCTATGCCATCGGGCGATAA
- a CDS encoding ABC transporter permease, which translates to MTGATVSPSADGIAARRPSRVWSKLKHNRGALIGALIVGFFVAIAALAPLLPIADPTATSWTAVRKAPSALYWLGTDEIGRDILSRLIWGAQASLLAGVVSVLIAVVIGVPFGLVSGYFGGWTDQAISRVTDALLATPFLILAIALAAFLGPSLTNAMIAIGLSATPIFIRLTRGQVLSVKTEDYVEGARAIGLSDIAIMSRYILPNVFAPILVQATLTIATAIIAEASLSFLGLGQQPPYPSWGSMLNVAKNFMTQAPWMAWWPGAAIFFVVLGFNLLGDGLRDALDPRES; encoded by the coding sequence GTGACCGGCGCCACCGTTTCCCCGTCTGCCGACGGCATTGCGGCCCGGCGCCCGAGCCGGGTCTGGAGCAAGCTGAAGCACAATCGCGGCGCGCTGATCGGCGCGCTGATCGTCGGCTTCTTCGTCGCCATCGCGGCGCTGGCGCCCTTGCTGCCGATTGCCGATCCGACCGCGACGAGCTGGACCGCCGTGCGAAAAGCGCCCTCCGCGCTCTATTGGCTGGGGACCGACGAGATCGGCCGCGACATTCTCTCGCGCTTGATCTGGGGCGCGCAGGCGTCGCTTCTCGCCGGTGTCGTCTCGGTGCTGATCGCGGTTGTCATCGGCGTGCCGTTCGGGCTGGTGTCGGGCTATTTCGGCGGCTGGACGGATCAGGCGATCTCGCGGGTGACCGACGCCCTTCTGGCAACGCCGTTCCTGATCCTGGCGATCGCGCTTGCGGCGTTTCTGGGGCCAAGCCTCACCAATGCGATGATCGCCATCGGCCTGTCTGCGACGCCGATCTTCATCCGGTTGACGCGCGGCCAGGTTCTCAGCGTCAAGACGGAAGACTATGTGGAGGGTGCGCGCGCCATCGGCCTGAGCGATATCGCGATCATGTCGCGCTACATCCTGCCCAATGTCTTTGCGCCGATCCTCGTGCAGGCGACCCTGACCATCGCCACCGCGATCATCGCGGAGGCAAGCCTGTCCTTCCTCGGCCTCGGCCAGCAGCCGCCCTATCCCAGTTGGGGATCGATGCTGAATGTCGCCAAGAATTTCATGACCCAGGCGCCCTGGATGGCGTGGTGGCCGGGCGCGGCGATCTTTTTCGTCGTGCTTGGCTTCAACCTTCTCGGCGACGGCCTGCGTGATGCGCTCGATCCGCGCGAAAGCTGA
- a CDS encoding ABC transporter permease, with protein MLAFIARRLLIALPTLVLVSIFVFTLQKLLPGDPALVLAGEERDPETLAFIREKYHLNEPILYQYLYWVGGLLQGDLGVSLRTNQPVLTLIADKLPVTIQLAVMAMIIAMAIGIPTGILSAVKKGGPVDYIANFLALSGLSIPNFWLGIMLILLVSVNLGWLPASGYESIFVDPVRSLETMIMPAFVLGTALAATLMRHTRSAMLGVLKADYVRTARAKGLSERVVVIKHAFRNALLPVVTLGALLFGELLAGAVLTEQIFTIPGFGKLIVDAVFTRDYAVVQGVVLCTAAGFILMNLIADVLYILLNPRMRNAQ; from the coding sequence ATGCTTGCCTTTATCGCCCGCCGCCTGCTGATCGCGCTGCCAACGCTGGTGCTGGTGTCGATCTTCGTCTTCACCCTGCAAAAGCTCCTGCCGGGCGATCCCGCGCTGGTGCTGGCGGGAGAGGAGCGCGATCCCGAAACGCTGGCCTTCATCCGCGAGAAATACCATCTCAACGAGCCGATCCTGTATCAGTATCTCTATTGGGTCGGCGGGCTGCTGCAGGGCGATCTGGGCGTTTCGCTCAGAACCAACCAGCCCGTCCTGACGCTGATCGCCGACAAGCTTCCGGTGACGATCCAGCTTGCCGTGATGGCGATGATCATCGCCATGGCGATCGGCATTCCAACGGGCATTCTCTCGGCGGTCAAGAAGGGCGGGCCCGTCGATTATATCGCCAATTTCCTGGCGCTGTCGGGCTTGTCGATCCCCAATTTCTGGCTCGGGATCATGTTGATACTGCTGGTCTCGGTCAATCTCGGCTGGCTGCCCGCGTCGGGGTACGAATCGATCTTCGTCGATCCGGTGCGCTCACTGGAAACCATGATCATGCCCGCCTTCGTGCTGGGCACGGCGCTCGCCGCCACCTTGATGCGCCATACCCGCTCGGCAATGCTTGGCGTGCTCAAGGCCGACTATGTGCGCACGGCCCGCGCCAAGGGCTTGAGCGAGCGCGTCGTCGTGATCAAACATGCCTTCCGCAATGCGCTCCTGCCGGTGGTGACGCTCGGGGCGCTGCTCTTTGGCGAACTGCTGGCCGGCGCCGTCCTGACCGAACAGATCTTCACCATCCCCGGCTTCGGCAAGCTGATCGTCGATGCTGTCTTCACCCGCGACTACGCAGTGGTGCAGGGGGTGGTGCTGTGCACGGCCGCCGGCTTCATCCTGATGAACCTGATCGCCGACGTGCTCTACATCCTTCTCAATCCGCGCATGAGGAACGCCCAGTGA
- a CDS encoding glycosyltransferase family 25 protein: protein MMKTFVINLDRAPERLAKISAALDGCGLPFQRVTAVDARTMPDAERARRVCGEGYWGWMTPGEVACFLSHRMCWQMLVDSDAPHALVLEDDVVLGRDAAAVLGRCDWVPAEADVVKLETNFDPVIVGRQEIVVVPGRSVRRLHSSHYGTGAYIVSRTAARRLLPLTERFIDAVDETLFSTRSAISRSLGKYQLSPAACVQPHKLSATIPVHDPGGSIEGREDKHMRRDPLVRRLVADVRNDVRKAGNAVACLAGTRRRIEVPFQ from the coding sequence ATGATGAAGACCTTCGTCATCAATCTCGACCGCGCTCCCGAACGCCTGGCAAAGATATCTGCCGCGCTCGACGGCTGCGGCTTGCCGTTCCAACGGGTGACGGCGGTCGACGCCAGGACGATGCCGGACGCAGAGCGTGCGCGCCGGGTTTGCGGTGAGGGATACTGGGGCTGGATGACACCCGGTGAAGTCGCTTGTTTCCTCAGCCACCGGATGTGCTGGCAGATGCTGGTAGACAGCGATGCGCCACACGCGCTGGTGCTGGAGGACGATGTGGTTCTGGGGCGCGATGCGGCCGCTGTCCTGGGGCGCTGCGACTGGGTTCCGGCGGAGGCGGACGTCGTCAAGCTCGAGACGAATTTCGATCCGGTGATCGTCGGCCGGCAGGAGATTGTGGTCGTTCCGGGTCGAAGTGTGAGGCGGCTGCATTCCTCCCACTACGGAACAGGGGCCTACATTGTGAGCCGGACGGCCGCGCGCCGGCTCCTGCCGCTTACCGAGCGGTTCATCGACGCAGTTGACGAGACCCTGTTCAGCACACGGTCCGCGATTTCCCGCAGCCTGGGCAAATACCAGCTGAGCCCGGCGGCCTGCGTCCAGCCTCACAAACTGTCCGCCACGATTCCCGTGCATGATCCCGGCGGCAGCATCGAAGGGCGCGAGGACAAGCACATGCGCCGCGATCCGCTCGTGCGGCGGCTTGTCGCCGACGTTCGGAACGACGTGCGCAAGGCCGGAAATGCCGTCGCCTGCCTCGCCGGTACCCGTCGACGGATCGAGGTGCCCTTCCAATGA
- a CDS encoding ABC transporter substrate-binding protein, translated as MKTKLLAALLFALGASTALTVQAADLRIGLQDDPDVLDPDQSRTFVGRIVYASLCDKLVDITPDLEIIPQLATGWSWSDDGLTLTMDLREGVTFHDGTPFDAEAVKANIDRSKNMPESRRKSEVKSIESVAVTGPYQVAFSLSAPDATLLAQFADRAGMMLSPTATASAGTDFGAKPVCSGPFSFVERIQQDRIVLAKFADYWNADAINFDTVTFLPIPDTTVRLANLRAGDLDMLERLAATDAAAVKGDDGLVYAEAVSLGYQGITVNVDNGARGDNPFGNEPKLRQAFSLSLDRDAINQVVFEGAFAPGNQPFPPTSPWYDKSHPVPARDVAKAKELMKEAGYETLDVEVQVANNPVQTQMMQVVQAMAAEAGFNVKLKSMEFASLLADQSAGNYQGSQVGWSGRVDPDGNIHQFMTCKGGINDSKYCNPEVDRLLNAARTSNDLAERKKSYDAARDILANDMPIIYLYHPTWIWALDGKIEGFTPYPDGMIRLENVKFKS; from the coding sequence ATGAAAACCAAACTGCTAGCCGCATTGCTGTTCGCCCTTGGCGCCTCCACGGCGCTGACGGTACAGGCCGCCGATCTTCGCATCGGCCTTCAGGACGACCCGGACGTGCTCGATCCGGATCAGTCGCGCACGTTCGTCGGTCGCATCGTCTATGCGTCCCTGTGCGACAAGCTGGTCGACATCACCCCTGATCTGGAGATCATCCCGCAGCTCGCCACCGGCTGGTCGTGGTCCGACGACGGGCTGACGCTGACGATGGATCTGCGTGAGGGCGTCACCTTCCATGACGGGACGCCGTTCGACGCGGAGGCCGTCAAGGCCAACATCGACCGCTCCAAAAACATGCCGGAAAGCCGCCGCAAGAGCGAGGTGAAGTCGATCGAAAGCGTTGCCGTGACCGGCCCGTATCAGGTCGCCTTTTCGCTCAGCGCACCCGACGCGACGCTGCTTGCCCAGTTCGCCGACCGCGCCGGCATGATGCTGTCGCCGACGGCAACCGCCTCCGCCGGCACCGACTTCGGCGCCAAACCGGTCTGCTCGGGTCCCTTCTCCTTTGTCGAGCGCATCCAGCAGGACCGGATCGTGCTGGCGAAATTCGCCGACTACTGGAACGCGGACGCGATCAATTTCGACACCGTGACCTTCCTGCCGATCCCCGACACCACCGTGCGTCTCGCCAACCTGCGCGCCGGCGATCTCGACATGCTCGAGCGTCTCGCGGCAACGGATGCGGCCGCCGTCAAGGGCGACGACGGTCTTGTCTATGCCGAAGCCGTCAGCCTCGGCTATCAGGGCATCACCGTGAACGTCGACAATGGCGCGCGCGGCGACAATCCGTTCGGCAACGAGCCGAAGCTGCGCCAGGCGTTTTCGCTGTCGCTCGATCGCGACGCGATCAACCAGGTGGTGTTCGAAGGCGCCTTCGCGCCGGGCAACCAGCCGTTCCCGCCAACGAGCCCCTGGTACGACAAGTCGCATCCGGTGCCCGCGCGCGACGTTGCCAAGGCCAAGGAACTGATGAAGGAAGCCGGATACGAGACGCTCGACGTCGAGGTCCAGGTCGCCAACAACCCGGTGCAGACGCAGATGATGCAGGTGGTCCAGGCGATGGCCGCGGAAGCCGGCTTCAACGTCAAGCTCAAGTCGATGGAGTTCGCCAGCCTGCTTGCCGATCAGTCGGCCGGCAATTACCAGGGGAGCCAGGTGGGCTGGTCGGGCCGTGTCGACCCGGATGGCAACATCCACCAGTTCATGACCTGCAAGGGCGGAATCAACGATTCCAAATACTGCAACCCGGAGGTCGACCGCCTGCTCAATGCCGCGCGCACGAGCAACGATCTCGCCGAGCGGAAAAAGAGCTATGACGCGGCGCGCGACATTCTCGCGAACGACATGCCGATCATCTATCTCTATCATCCGACGTGGATCTGGGCGCTGGATGGCAAGATCGAGGGCTTCACACCCTATCCGGACGGCATGATCCGGCTCGAGAACGTGAAGTTCAAATCCTGA
- a CDS encoding ABC transporter ATP-binding protein yields MRNNPGDAVQFRAGSGDCVLEARNLACHFKVGSAFLSKPQVVRAVDGVSLGVRRGETLAIVGESGCGKSTLARLLLRLMRPTRGQVLYDGTDISSLPEGDMRRLRKDLQFIFQDPFSSLNPRMTVGAIVEEPMRVHGIGTRATRPRRVAELLTRVGLRAEYANRYPHEFSGGQRQRIGIARALASGPKVLIGDEPVSALDVSIQAQVINLLEDLKAEFDLTLVLIAHDLAVIRHMSDRVAVMYLGEIVEQGETDALYDAPLHPYTQALMRAIPIPSPRSRKVDAGLTGDVPSPLAPPPGCRFHTRCPLASGICKVERPPLAKVAHDRTVACHHWEEARAGVPKAADTPALSPAVERRFELYRERSRAATAGPAGRVS; encoded by the coding sequence ATGAGAAACAACCCAGGGGACGCCGTGCAATTCCGGGCCGGTTCTGGTGACTGCGTGCTCGAAGCGCGAAATCTTGCCTGTCATTTCAAGGTCGGTTCGGCGTTCCTGTCGAAGCCGCAAGTGGTGCGGGCCGTCGACGGCGTGTCGCTCGGCGTGCGCCGTGGCGAAACGCTGGCGATCGTCGGCGAGAGCGGTTGCGGGAAATCGACGCTGGCGCGACTGCTGTTGCGGCTGATGCGTCCGACGCGCGGGCAGGTGCTTTATGATGGCACGGACATCAGCTCCTTGCCGGAAGGCGACATGCGTCGGTTGCGCAAGGACCTGCAGTTCATCTTCCAGGACCCGTTTTCCTCGCTGAACCCGCGCATGACGGTCGGCGCCATCGTGGAGGAACCGATGCGCGTGCACGGCATCGGCACCCGTGCCACGCGGCCCCGGCGCGTTGCGGAGCTGTTGACCCGCGTCGGACTGAGGGCGGAATACGCCAACCGGTATCCGCACGAGTTCTCCGGCGGCCAGCGCCAGCGCATCGGCATCGCCCGGGCGCTTGCCTCCGGCCCGAAGGTGCTGATCGGCGACGAGCCGGTCTCCGCGCTCGATGTGTCGATCCAGGCGCAGGTGATCAACCTCTTGGAAGACCTCAAGGCGGAGTTCGACCTGACGCTGGTGCTGATCGCCCACGACCTGGCGGTGATCCGGCACATGAGCGACCGGGTGGCGGTGATGTATCTGGGCGAGATCGTCGAACAAGGCGAGACCGATGCGCTCTACGACGCGCCGCTGCACCCCTACACCCAGGCGCTGATGCGGGCGATCCCCATTCCCTCGCCACGCAGTCGCAAGGTGGACGCCGGGCTGACCGGCGATGTTCCGTCACCGCTGGCGCCGCCGCCGGGCTGTCGTTTTCACACCCGTTGTCCGCTGGCGAGCGGGATCTGCAAGGTCGAGCGTCCGCCGCTTGCCAAGGTGGCGCATGACCGGACGGTCGCCTGTCATCACTGGGAAGAGGCGCGCGCCGGCGTCCCGAAGGCCGCGGATACGCCTGCACTTTCCCCGGCGGTCGAGCGTCGCTTTGAGCTGTATCGGGAGCGCAGCCGCGCCGCGACAGCGGGCCCCGCCGGTCGTGTGTCATGA
- a CDS encoding ABC transporter ATP-binding protein, with translation MPSETTGSPAEDARPLLSVDGLSIRFKGARANVVDGVSLSVKPGETLCIVGESGCGKSVTALSLMGLLPVPPAEIMSGRAMFEGRDLLQLTRRELGEIRGDRMSMIFQEPMTSLNPVYTVGDQIAEIVLRHRRIGKAAARAHALEMLRRVKVPAAEKRLDDYPHQLSGGMRQRVMIAMALANDPQLLIADEPTTALDVTIQAQILDLIRTLQKESGTALVLITHDLGVVAEIADTVAVMYAGRVVEQGSVTSVFDDPQHPYTIGLMSSVPSLGKRTGSLATVPGMVPTVDTMPDGCRFAPRCPFASDACRLEVPPLRQVDVSQTSGHHVACVHAPLEASFGGVAA, from the coding sequence ATGCCGAGTGAGACCACCGGTTCCCCCGCGGAGGACGCCCGCCCGCTTCTGTCCGTCGACGGATTGTCGATCCGCTTCAAGGGCGCGCGGGCGAATGTGGTCGACGGCGTGTCGCTGTCGGTCAAGCCGGGCGAGACCCTGTGCATCGTCGGCGAAAGCGGTTGCGGCAAGTCGGTGACGGCGCTGTCGCTGATGGGGCTGTTGCCGGTTCCGCCGGCCGAAATCATGTCCGGACGGGCGATGTTCGAGGGGCGCGATCTCCTGCAGCTGACGCGCCGGGAACTCGGCGAGATCCGTGGCGACCGCATGTCGATGATCTTTCAGGAGCCGATGACCTCGCTCAATCCGGTTTATACCGTCGGCGACCAGATCGCTGAGATCGTGCTGCGGCATCGCCGGATCGGCAAGGCTGCGGCGCGCGCCCATGCGCTGGAGATGTTGCGCCGGGTCAAGGTGCCGGCGGCGGAAAAGCGGCTGGACGACTATCCGCACCAGCTTTCCGGCGGCATGCGACAGCGCGTGATGATCGCCATGGCGCTCGCCAACGACCCGCAACTCCTGATCGCCGACGAGCCGACCACGGCGCTCGATGTGACCATCCAGGCGCAGATCCTCGACCTGATCCGCACGCTCCAGAAGGAAAGCGGTACGGCGCTGGTGCTGATTACCCATGATCTCGGCGTCGTTGCCGAGATCGCCGATACGGTTGCGGTGATGTATGCCGGGCGTGTGGTCGAACAGGGCAGCGTGACCTCGGTCTTCGACGATCCGCAGCATCCCTACACCATCGGCCTGATGAGTTCCGTGCCCTCGCTCGGCAAGCGCACGGGAAGTCTCGCGACCGTGCCGGGCATGGTCCCGACCGTTGATACCATGCCGGACGGATGTCGTTTCGCGCCGCGCTGCCCCTTTGCATCCGATGCCTGTCGCCTGGAGGTGCCGCCGCTGCGCCAGGTCGACGTGTCGCAGACGTCCGGCCATCACGTCGCCTGTGTGCATGCGCCGCTTGAGGCGAGTTTCGGCGGGGTGGCGGCATGA
- a CDS encoding FadR/GntR family transcriptional regulator: protein MSEAPQSLRNSSLALERLRIIVDQLELEAREQLPTERELAEEIGVGRRAVRRALDVLAAEGRIWRRQGAGTFIGAATRLTGERQMAQLPQMSNMFEVMEVRLRLEPALARLAAVRASAADVARMRALCNSVWQAQDMDSRELWDGALHRAIAEAAGNTLFLAVFEVVDRVRQDDTWRHVREALRTDGTAELYTSQHSEVLDAIERRDPVAAERAMRRHLLALQERLLLQSSEELADAE, encoded by the coding sequence TTGTCAGAGGCTCCCCAATCGCTGCGAAACTCCAGTCTCGCGCTTGAGCGCTTGCGGATCATCGTCGATCAGCTGGAGCTGGAGGCGCGCGAGCAGCTTCCCACGGAACGCGAACTGGCCGAGGAGATCGGCGTCGGCCGCCGCGCCGTCCGGCGCGCACTGGATGTGCTGGCGGCGGAGGGGCGCATCTGGCGCCGGCAGGGCGCCGGCACCTTCATCGGCGCGGCGACGCGGCTGACGGGCGAACGCCAGATGGCGCAACTGCCGCAGATGAGCAACATGTTCGAGGTGATGGAGGTTCGCCTTCGGCTGGAGCCGGCGCTGGCGCGGCTTGCGGCGGTTCGAGCTTCCGCTGCCGACGTGGCGCGCATGCGGGCGTTGTGCAACAGCGTGTGGCAGGCGCAGGACATGGACAGCCGCGAACTTTGGGACGGCGCGCTGCACCGGGCCATTGCCGAGGCCGCCGGCAATACGCTGTTTCTCGCCGTCTTCGAGGTGGTCGACCGGGTGCGTCAGGACGACACCTGGCGCCACGTGCGCGAGGCGTTGCGCACCGATGGCACGGCGGAACTCTACACGTCCCAGCATTCGGAGGTGCTCGACGCCATCGAACGGCGTGACCCGGTTGCGGCGGAACGCGCGATGCGCCGGCATTTGCTGGCGCTTCAGGAGCGGCTCTTGCTGCAGTCGTCGGAGGAGCTTGCCGATGCCGAGTGA
- a CDS encoding SDR family NAD(P)-dependent oxidoreductase: protein MADDAFAGHVVLITGAASGFGHLLAARLSSAGARLVLGDRDAAGLETAAALLRVNTPDIVTRVCDVTREADVEALVATAVSAFGRLDIAVNNAGATGAVKPLVDTTETDLDFAYAVNAKGVFFGVKHQIRQMLTQEDGGAILNVSSLAGIGAGPRLAAYSAAKHAVIGITRTAAAEHARDNIRVNAVCPYYSPTPLLSDGPLAGRAGRLAEGSPMKRLPAPEEVVAAMIALIAPDNSFVNGQALAVDGGISAF, encoded by the coding sequence ATGGCTGATGACGCATTTGCCGGACATGTCGTCCTGATCACCGGCGCGGCAAGCGGGTTTGGCCATCTGCTGGCCGCACGCCTGTCCTCTGCCGGGGCGAGGCTCGTCCTCGGCGACCGGGATGCCGCCGGCCTTGAGACGGCCGCCGCCCTCTTGCGCGTGAACACTCCGGACATCGTGACGAGGGTCTGCGACGTGACCCGAGAGGCGGACGTCGAGGCGCTGGTCGCCACGGCCGTTTCCGCCTTTGGGCGGCTCGACATTGCCGTCAACAATGCCGGCGCCACGGGCGCGGTCAAACCTCTCGTCGACACGACGGAAACCGACCTCGATTTCGCGTATGCGGTGAACGCCAAGGGCGTCTTCTTCGGCGTCAAGCATCAGATCCGCCAGATGCTGACGCAGGAGGATGGCGGCGCGATCCTGAATGTCAGTTCGCTCGCCGGCATCGGCGCCGGCCCCAGGCTTGCCGCCTATTCGGCCGCGAAACACGCCGTCATCGGGATCACCCGCACGGCGGCGGCGGAACACGCTCGCGACAACATCCGCGTCAACGCCGTATGCCCCTACTACAGTCCGACACCGCTGTTGAGCGACGGCCCCCTGGCCGGACGCGCCGGACGGCTCGCCGAAGGATCTCCGATGAAGCGGCTGCCGGCCCCGGAGGAAGTTGTGGCCGCAATGATCGCGCTGATTGCCCCCGACAACAGCTTTGTCAACGGGCAGGCGCTTGCCGTCGATGGCGGCATTTCCGCCTTTTGA